The following are encoded together in the Planctomycetota bacterium genome:
- a CDS encoding zinc-binding dehydrogenase: protein MRAVGIRTHGELGVVHIEDFAAPSAAPGEVVLDLRAAALNHLDIWVRKGGRATIPMPHVLGSDGAGVVAEVGPGVSGVKVGDEVVVSVGLSCGACEACGRGEQSECASFGIIGLSRPGVFAERAAVPAANLLPKPKGLTWEEAAALGIAYATAWRMLFTRAKLRPGETVLIHGIGGGVALAALQFATHAGAEAIVTSSSDEKLRRAGELGAARGINYRKTPDVAAAVREATGGRGADVSVNTVGAAAWPVDLAALRKGGRAVVCGVTTGAEAPTNLQALYWNQLSLLGSTFASHEDFRLMLGTVAAAGIKPVIDSVFPLGRAVEAMARMERGEQFGKIVLTI from the coding sequence GTGAGGGCCGTCGGGATTCGAACGCACGGTGAACTGGGGGTGGTGCACATCGAGGATTTCGCGGCGCCGTCCGCCGCGCCGGGCGAGGTGGTGCTCGACCTCCGGGCGGCTGCGCTGAACCACCTGGACATCTGGGTGCGCAAGGGGGGGCGAGCGACGATCCCGATGCCGCACGTGCTGGGCTCCGACGGCGCCGGCGTGGTCGCCGAGGTGGGGCCGGGCGTGTCGGGCGTCAAGGTGGGCGACGAGGTGGTCGTGAGCGTGGGCCTGTCGTGCGGGGCGTGCGAGGCCTGCGGCCGCGGCGAGCAGAGCGAGTGCGCCTCGTTCGGCATCATCGGGCTGTCGCGGCCGGGCGTGTTCGCCGAGAGGGCTGCCGTGCCCGCGGCGAATCTGCTGCCGAAGCCCAAGGGGCTGACGTGGGAGGAGGCGGCCGCGCTGGGCATCGCCTATGCGACGGCCTGGCGCATGCTGTTCACGAGGGCGAAGCTCCGCCCGGGGGAGACGGTGCTCATCCACGGCATCGGCGGCGGGGTGGCCCTCGCGGCGCTCCAGTTCGCCACCCACGCCGGGGCCGAGGCCATTGTCACCTCGTCGTCCGACGAGAAGCTGCGGCGCGCGGGGGAGCTTGGCGCGGCACGCGGCATCAACTACCGGAAGACGCCCGACGTGGCGGCCGCGGTGCGCGAGGCCACGGGCGGGCGGGGCGCGGACGTTTCGGTGAACACGGTGGGCGCGGCGGCGTGGCCGGTTGACCTGGCGGCGCTGCGCAAGGGCGGCCGCGCCGTGGTCTGCGGCGTGACCACGGGCGCCGAGGCGCCGACGAATCTCCAGGCGCTCTACTGGAACCAGCTCTCGCTGCTGGGCTCGACCTTCGCCTCGCACGAGGACTTCCGCCTGATGCTCGGCACTGTGGCCGCGGCGGGCATCAAGCCCGTGATCGACTCGGTGTTCCCCCTCGGCCGGGCGGTGGAGGCGATGGCCCGGATGGAGCGCGGCGAGCAGTTCGGCAAGATCGTGCTCACGATTTGA
- a CDS encoding sulfatase-like hydrolase/transferase has product MPDRPRPNILWVSFEDTNPFYGCYGDRVARTPNLDRLAAEGCRWPLAFSAAGVCAPARSAVITGMYPISIGTHHMRTAHTHPATPELPTPYSAVVPHYVKCFTEYLRAAGYYCTNNVKTDYQFDPPLTAWDELSTTAHWRNRPDTRQPFFAVFNPTRTHESGMWPEKCPEPTFDPAAIELPPYFPDTPKVRLAMARMYTHIEESDRELGQLLAQLEEDGLAENTLVLHWSDHGPLPRGKRWPYDSGIRIPMIARWPGRLAPGSVSERLVSTIDLGPTMLSAAGVAVPAHMQGRAFLGEQAAAPRDYVFASRDRHDEAYDMVRAARDRRFKYIRHWRPDLPYLLWVPYHNRHPIVEEMWRLHLAGELVPPQDILFRPRPVEELYDTEADPWEIRNLADDPAYRPELERLREALDGWRRAVGDLGDIPESEMVRRWYPDGAQPTTAPPVFVPLCGEGPGREPAPEGGRYRAPVALQLHSATQGASIAYTFEPGEKVRWRLYTEPLRLPAGATTVRARAIRIGYKESPERAATFEVVNG; this is encoded by the coding sequence ATGCCCGACAGGCCGAGGCCGAACATCCTCTGGGTGTCGTTCGAGGATACGAACCCCTTCTACGGCTGCTACGGCGACCGCGTGGCCCGCACACCGAACCTCGACCGCCTGGCCGCCGAGGGCTGCCGCTGGCCGCTGGCCTTCTCCGCCGCCGGCGTGTGCGCGCCCGCCCGCTCGGCCGTCATCACCGGCATGTACCCCATCTCGATCGGCACGCACCACATGCGCACGGCCCACACCCACCCCGCCACGCCCGAGTTGCCGACCCCCTACTCGGCCGTCGTGCCCCACTACGTGAAGTGCTTCACCGAGTACCTCCGCGCCGCCGGCTACTACTGCACCAACAACGTCAAGACCGACTACCAGTTCGACCCGCCGCTGACCGCCTGGGACGAGCTGAGCACCACGGCCCACTGGCGCAACCGCCCCGACACGCGCCAGCCCTTTTTCGCCGTCTTCAACCCCACGCGCACCCACGAGAGCGGCATGTGGCCCGAGAAGTGCCCCGAGCCAACGTTCGACCCCGCCGCCATCGAGCTGCCGCCCTACTTCCCCGACACGCCGAAGGTCCGCCTCGCCATGGCCCGCATGTACACCCACATCGAGGAGAGCGACCGCGAGCTGGGCCAACTGCTCGCACAGCTCGAGGAGGACGGCCTGGCCGAGAACACCCTCGTCCTGCACTGGAGCGACCACGGCCCGCTGCCGCGCGGCAAGCGCTGGCCCTACGACTCCGGCATCCGCATCCCGATGATCGCCCGCTGGCCCGGCCGCCTGGCACCCGGCTCCGTGAGCGAGCGGCTCGTGAGCACGATTGACCTCGGCCCCACCATGCTCTCGGCGGCCGGCGTGGCGGTGCCCGCGCACATGCAGGGCCGGGCGTTCCTCGGCGAGCAGGCCGCGGCGCCGCGCGACTACGTCTTCGCCAGCCGCGACCGGCACGACGAGGCCTACGACATGGTCCGCGCCGCCCGCGACAGGCGGTTCAAATACATCCGCCACTGGCGCCCCGACCTGCCCTATCTCCTCTGGGTGCCCTACCACAATCGCCACCCCATCGTCGAGGAGATGTGGCGCCTCCACCTGGCCGGCGAACTGGTCCCGCCGCAGGACATCCTGTTCCGCCCCCGCCCCGTCGAGGAGCTGTACGACACCGAGGCCGACCCGTGGGAGATTCGCAACCTGGCGGATGACCCCGCGTACCGGCCCGAGCTCGAGCGCCTGCGCGAGGCGCTCGACGGCTGGCGCCGCGCGGTGGGCGACCTGGGGGACATCCCCGAATCCGAGATGGTCCGCCGCTGGTACCCCGACGGCGCGCAGCCGACGACGGCGCCGCCTGTCTTCGTGCCCCTCTGCGGCGAGGGCCCGGGCCGGGAGCCGGCGCCCGAGGGCGGCCGCTATCGCGCGCCCGTTGCCCTCCAACTCCACAGCGCCACCCAGGGCGCCTCCATCGCCTACACGTTCGAGCCGGGGGAGAAGGTGCGCTGGCGGCTCTACACCGAGCCGTTGCGGCTGCCGGCCGGCGCGACCACCGTGCGCGCCCGGGCCATCCGCATCGGCTACAAAGAGAGCCCCGAGCGCGCCGCGACGTTCGAGGTGGTCAACGGCTAG